The Osmia bicornis bicornis chromosome 12, iOsmBic2.1, whole genome shotgun sequence genome includes a region encoding these proteins:
- the LOC114878037 gene encoding uracil phosphoribosyltransferase homolog isoform X1, whose product MCKILGMGSTEITTVPKKLSESTDIGDIYGPNLKTLPCNNQVKELQTILRDKNTTRSDFKFYADRLIRLVIEESLNQLPFSKCVVTTPTGAKYNGLKYQKGNCGVSIVRSGEAMEQGLRDCCRSIRIGKILVESDADTHEAKVVYAKFPDDISERKVLLMYPIMSTGNTVIKAMAVLKEHNVLEENIILSNLFCTPIAAKSLVTAFPQMKILTSEIHSVAPNHFGQKYFGCSRFVVRETTNVQGKDI is encoded by the exons ATGTGTAAAATATTAGGCATGGGTAGTACGGAAATAACAACAGTTCCAAAGAAATTGAGTGAAAGCACTGATATCGGTGATATTTATGgtccaaatttaaaaacactTCCATGTAATAACCAAGTGAAAGAATTGCAGACTATACTACGGGATAA AAACACCACGAGGAGCGATTTCAAGTTTTACGCCGACCGGTTG ATCAGGCTAGTTATAGAAGAAAGTTTAAATCAGTTACCCTTTTCCAAATGTGTGGTAACTACACCAACAGGAGCCAAATACAATGGTTTGAAGTACCAAAAAGGAAATTGTGGGGTGTCCATAGTAAGAAGTGGAGAAGCAATGGAACaa GGTTTAAGAGATTGTTGTCGCAGTATTAGGATTGGAAAAATATTAGTTGAAAGTGATGCAGATACCCACGAGGCCAAAGTAGTTTATGCAAAATTTCCAGATGATATATCTGAAAGAAAAGTTTTGTTAATGTATCCAATAATGA GTACTGGAAATACTGTGATCAAAGCAATGGCAGTGTTAAAGGAACATAATGTACTCGAAGAAAACATTATTCTATCAAATCTGTTTTGCACACCAATTGCAGCCAAATCTCTAGTCACTGCCTTTCCTCAG ATGAAGATTTTGACATCAGAAATTCATAGTGTTGCCCCAAATCATTTTGGACAGAAATACTTTG GGTGTTCTCGTTTCGTCGTAAGAGAGACTACAAACGTACAAGGAAAagatatttga
- the LOC114878037 gene encoding uracil phosphoribosyltransferase homolog isoform X2, whose product MCKILGMGSTEITTVPKKLSESTDIGDIYGPNLKTLPCNNQVKELQTILRDKNTTRSDFKFYADRLIRLVIEESLNQLPFSKCVVTTPTGAKYNGLKYQKGNCGVSIVRSGEAMEQGLRDCCRSIRIGKILVESDADTHEAKVVYAKFPDDISERKVLLMYPIMSTGNTVIKAMAVLKEHNVLEENIILSNLFCTPIAAKSLVTAFPQGVLVSS is encoded by the exons ATGTGTAAAATATTAGGCATGGGTAGTACGGAAATAACAACAGTTCCAAAGAAATTGAGTGAAAGCACTGATATCGGTGATATTTATGgtccaaatttaaaaacactTCCATGTAATAACCAAGTGAAAGAATTGCAGACTATACTACGGGATAA AAACACCACGAGGAGCGATTTCAAGTTTTACGCCGACCGGTTG ATCAGGCTAGTTATAGAAGAAAGTTTAAATCAGTTACCCTTTTCCAAATGTGTGGTAACTACACCAACAGGAGCCAAATACAATGGTTTGAAGTACCAAAAAGGAAATTGTGGGGTGTCCATAGTAAGAAGTGGAGAAGCAATGGAACaa GGTTTAAGAGATTGTTGTCGCAGTATTAGGATTGGAAAAATATTAGTTGAAAGTGATGCAGATACCCACGAGGCCAAAGTAGTTTATGCAAAATTTCCAGATGATATATCTGAAAGAAAAGTTTTGTTAATGTATCCAATAATGA GTACTGGAAATACTGTGATCAAAGCAATGGCAGTGTTAAAGGAACATAATGTACTCGAAGAAAACATTATTCTATCAAATCTGTTTTGCACACCAATTGCAGCCAAATCTCTAGTCACTGCCTTTCCTCAG GGTGTTCTCGTTTCGTCGTAA
- the LOC114878038 gene encoding SH3 domain-binding glutamic acid-rich protein homolog isoform X2, protein MILDSKNVEYETIDITEPGKEMEKEFMQSNSIARESKYPLPPQIFNEDEYCGDYEDFDLANEIDELEQFLKVAPPASATETALDSNQSKDIQENGNTTSREPSIDKDVATAQAESTEERTTLPDENIESDESRPTDHDGGTKTEDAEDMKESVEKNEEKSGDQEKEE, encoded by the exons ATGATATTAGACAGTAAAAATGTGGAATACGAAACTATTGACATAACTGAACCAGGAAAAGAGATGGAGAAAGAATTTATGCAATCTAATAGTATTGCAAGAGAAAGTAAATATCCATTACCTCcacaaatatttaatgaagATGAATATTGTGgg GATTATGAAGattttgatttggcaaatgAAATAGATGAATTGGAACAATTTTTGAAAGTGGCACCTCCTGCTAGTGCAACAGAAACTGCTCTTGATTCAAATCAGAGTAAGGACATtcaagaaaatggaaatactACAAGTCGAGAG CCTTCCATAGATAAAGATGTGGCAACAGCACAGGCAGAAAG TACAGAGGAGAGGACAACTTTGCCAGATGAAAATATAGAGTCAGATGAATCTAGACCTACAGATCATGATGGTGGAACAAAAACAGAGGATGCAGAGGATATGAAAGAGAGtgttgaaaaaaatgaagaaaaatctGGGGATCAAGAGAAGGAAGAGTAG
- the LOC114878038 gene encoding SH3 domain-binding glutamic acid-rich protein homolog isoform X1, which translates to MVVKIYISGISGNKEVKKRQQRVLMILDSKNVEYETIDITEPGKEMEKEFMQSNSIARESKYPLPPQIFNEDEYCGDYEDFDLANEIDELEQFLKVAPPASATETALDSNQSKDIQENGNTTSREPSIDKDVATAQAESTEERTTLPDENIESDESRPTDHDGGTKTEDAEDMKESVEKNEEKSGDQEKEE; encoded by the exons ATGGTTGTTAAAATCTACATATCGGGTATCAGCGGGAACAAGGAA gtAAAAAAGAGGCAACAACGTGTTTTAATGATATTAGACAGTAAAAATGTGGAATACGAAACTATTGACATAACTGAACCAGGAAAAGAGATGGAGAAAGAATTTATGCAATCTAATAGTATTGCAAGAGAAAGTAAATATCCATTACCTCcacaaatatttaatgaagATGAATATTGTGgg GATTATGAAGattttgatttggcaaatgAAATAGATGAATTGGAACAATTTTTGAAAGTGGCACCTCCTGCTAGTGCAACAGAAACTGCTCTTGATTCAAATCAGAGTAAGGACATtcaagaaaatggaaatactACAAGTCGAGAG CCTTCCATAGATAAAGATGTGGCAACAGCACAGGCAGAAAG TACAGAGGAGAGGACAACTTTGCCAGATGAAAATATAGAGTCAGATGAATCTAGACCTACAGATCATGATGGTGGAACAAAAACAGAGGATGCAGAGGATATGAAAGAGAGtgttgaaaaaaatgaagaaaaatctGGGGATCAAGAGAAGGAAGAGTAG
- the LOC114878039 gene encoding 60S ribosomal protein L37a has protein sequence MAKRTKKVGITGKYGTRYGASLRKMVKKMEITQHSKYTCTFCGKDAMKRSVVGIWSCKRCKRTVAGGAWVYSTTAAASVRSAVRRLREVKEQ, from the exons ATG GCTAAACGTACAAAGAAGGTTGGAATCACAGGGAAATATGGTACCAGATATGGTGCCTCCCTCAGAAAGATGGTTAAGAAGATGGAAATTACCCAGCACAGTAAATATACCTGTACATTCTGTGGCAAG GATGCAATGAAGAGAAGTGTTGTAGGAATTTGGTCATGCAAACGATGCAAAAGAACAGTTGCAGGAGGTGCATGGGTTTACTCAACAACAGCTGCTGCTTCAGTTAGGTCTGCAGTTAGGAGGTTACGTGAAGTAAAAGAACAATAA
- the LOC114878036 gene encoding polypeptide N-acetylgalactosaminyltransferase 5 isoform X1, translating into MFRSKIRIHTCQVILLTSLVWFLVDVMVLMLYSDCIGGSGWGCTESSKQQILTEENLPHAKGLAKEEQQIQSSNEHSQKRYRQSELHLWRPAKVIRESKGKPGEMGAAVHISPEDEARQQELFKLNQFNLMASDMISLNRSLRDIRLEGCKTKKHPKYLPDTSIVIVFHNEAWSTLLRTVWSVINRSPRTLLKEIILVDDKSEQDHLKQDLEDYVKTLPVPTYVYRTEKRSGLIRARLLGAKHVKGQVITFLDAHCECTEGWLEPLLSRIAEDRSTVVCPIIDVISDDTFEYIPASDMTWGGFNWKLNFRWYRVAQREMDRRLGDRTAPLRTPTMAGGLFSIDKDYFYELGAYDEGMDIWGGENLEMSFRVWQCGGTLEISPCSHVGHVFRDKSPYTFPGGVSKVVLHNAARVAEVWMDEWRDFYYAMNPGARNVAVGDVSERIKLRERLKCKSFRWYLENIYPESPMPLDYYYLGDVQNVDTQTCLDTMGRRTGENVGISYCHGLGGNQVFAYTKRQQIMSDDMCLDAASPQGPVKIVRCHGMGGNQAWVYNEETKMIKHTNTGHCLSKPRSNDAMQPVLAPCNPDNRGQKWIMRSKFKWQAS; encoded by the exons ATGTTTCGCTCAAAGATTCGCATTCATACCTGTCAAGTGATACTGCTCACGTCGCTGGTATGGTTCCTGGTCGACGTGATGGTGTTGATGCTCTATTCGGACTGCATCGGAGGGTCCGGATGGGGATGTACCGAGAGCAGTAAACAGCAGATACTGACCGAGGAGAACCTGCCGCACGCGAAGGGTTTGGCGAAAGAGGAACAACAGATCCAATCGAGCAACGAGCACAGCCAGAAGAGATACAGGCAATCCGAGCTTCATCTTTGGCGGCCGGCTAAGGTCATACGTGAGAGCAAGGGTAAGCCCGGCGAGATGGGCGCAGCTGTGCACATCTCGCCGGAGGACGAGGCAAGGCAACAGGAGCTGTTCAAGTTAAATCAGTTCAATCTGATGGCCAGCGACATGATCTCGTTGAATCGATCGCTCAGGGACATCAGGCTGGAGGGTTGCAAAACTAAGAAGCACCCCAAGTACCTTCCGGACACCAGCATCGTGATAGTGTTCCACAACGAGGCCTGGAGCACGTTGCTGAGGACCGTTTGGTCGGTCATCAATCGATCGCCCAGAACTTTGCTCAAGGAGATCATTCTGGTGGACGACAAGAGCGAGCAAG ATCATTTGAAGCAAGATTTGGAGGACTATGTAAAAACGCTACCAGTACCAACGTACGTGTATCGCACCGAGAAGAGATCAGGCCTAATAAGAGCTAGACTGCTTGGGGCGAAACACGTGAAGGGTCAAGTTATAACGTTCCTCGATGCCCACTGCGAATGTACCGAGGGTTGGTTGGAACCTTTGCTCTCCAGAATTGCCGAGGATAGGTCCACGGTTGTTTGCCCCATCATAGATGTAATTAGCGACGATACGTTTGAGTATATTCCTGCCAGCGATATGACGTGGGGTGGTTTCAATTGGAAATTGAACTTCAGATG GTATAGAGTAGCACAAAGGGAAATGGACAGAAGATTAGGAGACAGAACGGCTCCTCTGCGAACGCCAACCATGGCTGGTGGATTATTTTCTATTGACAAggattatttttatgaattgGGTGCTTATGACGAAGGCATGGACATTTGGGGCGGTGAAAATCTTGAAATGAGTTTCCGG GTATGGCAATGTGGTGGGACGTTAGAAATCAGTCCGTGTTCACATGTTGGACATGTATTCCGAGACAAGAGTCCATATACATTCCCTGGTGGTGTCAGCAAAGTAGTTCTACACAATGCGGCCAGGGTGGCCGAGGTCTGGATGGATGAGTGGAGAGATTTTTACTATGCCATGAACCCAG GTGCTCGTAATGTAGCCGTCGGTGATGTATCTGAAAGGATTAAGCTAAGGGAACGTCTGAAATGCAAAAGTTTCAGATGGTATCTGGAGAATATTTATCCTGAGTCTCCAATGCCGttagattattattatttgggTGATGTACAAAATGTTGACACACAAACCTGTTTGGACACTATGGGTAGAAGAACAGGTGAAAATGTTGGAATTAGCTATTGTCACGGATTAGGTGGCAATCAA GTGTTTGCTTATACTAAACGACAGCAAATTATGTCTGATGATATGTGCCTTGATGCAGCTAGTCCCCAAGGTCCTGTCAAAATAGTAAGATGCCACGGTATGGGAGGAAATCAGGCATGGGTTTATAACGAAGAG ACGAAGATGATTAAACATACGAATACAGGGCATTGTTTATCGAAACCTCGTTCAAACGATGCAATGCAACCTGTCTTAGCACCATGTAATCCTGATAACCGGGGTCAGAAATGGATAATGCGTAGTAAATTCAAATGGCAAGCCAGCTAA
- the LOC114878036 gene encoding polypeptide N-acetylgalactosaminyltransferase 5 isoform X2 yields the protein MFRSKIRIHTCQVILLTSLVWFLVDVMVLMLYSDCIGGSGWGCTESSKQQILTEENLPHAKGLAKEEQQIQSSNEHSQKRYRQSELHLWRPAKVIRESKGKPGEMGAAVHISPEDEARQQELFKLNQFNLMASDMISLNRSLRDIRLEGCKTKKHPKYLPDTSIVIVFHNEAWSTLLRTVWSVINRSPRTLLKEIILVDDKSEQDHLKQDLEDYVKTLPVPTYVYRTEKRSGLIRARLLGAKHVKGQVITFLDAHCECTEGWLEPLLSRIAEDRSTVVCPIIDVISDDTFEYIPASDMTWGGFNWKLNFRWYRVAQREMDRRLGDRTAPLRTPTMAGGLFSIDKDYFYELGAYDEGMDIWGGENLEMSFRIWMCGGTLEIATCSHVGHVFRKSTPYTFPGGTSKIVNHNNARLAEVWLDQWKYFYYNINPGARNVAVGDVSERIKLRERLKCKSFRWYLENIYPESPMPLDYYYLGDVQNVDTQTCLDTMGRRTGENVGISYCHGLGGNQVFAYTKRQQIMSDDMCLDAASPQGPVKIVRCHGMGGNQAWVYNEETKMIKHTNTGHCLSKPRSNDAMQPVLAPCNPDNRGQKWIMRSKFKWQAS from the exons ATGTTTCGCTCAAAGATTCGCATTCATACCTGTCAAGTGATACTGCTCACGTCGCTGGTATGGTTCCTGGTCGACGTGATGGTGTTGATGCTCTATTCGGACTGCATCGGAGGGTCCGGATGGGGATGTACCGAGAGCAGTAAACAGCAGATACTGACCGAGGAGAACCTGCCGCACGCGAAGGGTTTGGCGAAAGAGGAACAACAGATCCAATCGAGCAACGAGCACAGCCAGAAGAGATACAGGCAATCCGAGCTTCATCTTTGGCGGCCGGCTAAGGTCATACGTGAGAGCAAGGGTAAGCCCGGCGAGATGGGCGCAGCTGTGCACATCTCGCCGGAGGACGAGGCAAGGCAACAGGAGCTGTTCAAGTTAAATCAGTTCAATCTGATGGCCAGCGACATGATCTCGTTGAATCGATCGCTCAGGGACATCAGGCTGGAGGGTTGCAAAACTAAGAAGCACCCCAAGTACCTTCCGGACACCAGCATCGTGATAGTGTTCCACAACGAGGCCTGGAGCACGTTGCTGAGGACCGTTTGGTCGGTCATCAATCGATCGCCCAGAACTTTGCTCAAGGAGATCATTCTGGTGGACGACAAGAGCGAGCAAG ATCATTTGAAGCAAGATTTGGAGGACTATGTAAAAACGCTACCAGTACCAACGTACGTGTATCGCACCGAGAAGAGATCAGGCCTAATAAGAGCTAGACTGCTTGGGGCGAAACACGTGAAGGGTCAAGTTATAACGTTCCTCGATGCCCACTGCGAATGTACCGAGGGTTGGTTGGAACCTTTGCTCTCCAGAATTGCCGAGGATAGGTCCACGGTTGTTTGCCCCATCATAGATGTAATTAGCGACGATACGTTTGAGTATATTCCTGCCAGCGATATGACGTGGGGTGGTTTCAATTGGAAATTGAACTTCAGATG GTATAGAGTAGCACAAAGGGAAATGGACAGAAGATTAGGAGACAGAACGGCTCCTCTGCGAACGCCAACCATGGCTGGTGGATTATTTTCTATTGACAAggattatttttatgaattgGGTGCTTATGACGAAGGCATGGACATTTGGGGCGGTGAAAATCTTGAAATGAGTTTCCGG ATATGGATGTGTGGTGGGACATTGGAGATCGCAACGTGCTCGCACGTCGGTCATGTATTCCGTAAGTCAACACCGTATACATTCCCTGGTGGTACCAGCAAGATAGTGAACCACAACAATGCGCGACTCGCGGAGGTCTGGTTGGACCAATGGAAGTACTTCTATTACAACATTAATCCAG GTGCTCGTAATGTAGCCGTCGGTGATGTATCTGAAAGGATTAAGCTAAGGGAACGTCTGAAATGCAAAAGTTTCAGATGGTATCTGGAGAATATTTATCCTGAGTCTCCAATGCCGttagattattattatttgggTGATGTACAAAATGTTGACACACAAACCTGTTTGGACACTATGGGTAGAAGAACAGGTGAAAATGTTGGAATTAGCTATTGTCACGGATTAGGTGGCAATCAA GTGTTTGCTTATACTAAACGACAGCAAATTATGTCTGATGATATGTGCCTTGATGCAGCTAGTCCCCAAGGTCCTGTCAAAATAGTAAGATGCCACGGTATGGGAGGAAATCAGGCATGGGTTTATAACGAAGAG ACGAAGATGATTAAACATACGAATACAGGGCATTGTTTATCGAAACCTCGTTCAAACGATGCAATGCAACCTGTCTTAGCACCATGTAATCCTGATAACCGGGGTCAGAAATGGATAATGCGTAGTAAATTCAAATGGCAAGCCAGCTAA